A region of Apus apus isolate bApuApu2 chromosome 14, bApuApu2.pri.cur, whole genome shotgun sequence DNA encodes the following proteins:
- the GRAP gene encoding GRB2-related adapter protein, with protein MESVALYSFQATEKDELPFQKGDVLKILNMEDDQNWYKAELYGCEGFVPKNYIRVKPHPWYMGRISRHLAEEQLLQRKHLGAFLIRDSESTPGEFSISVNYGQQVQHFKVLRERNGKYYLWEEKFNSLNELVDFYRTTTIAKNEQIFLWDEDQTQEVRRPKFVQAQFNFSAQEGSQLPFLRGDIIEVLDCPDPNWWQGKIYGRIGLFPRSYVHPIHK; from the exons ATGGAGTCCGtggctctctacagcttccaGGCGACGGAGAAAGACGAGCTGCCCTTTCAGAAAGGGGATGTCCTGAAG ATCCTCAACATGGAAGATGACCAGAACTGGTACAAGGCTGAGCTGTATGGCTGTGAGGGCTTCGTCCCCAAAAACTACATCAGGGTCAAGCCACACCC GTGGTACATGGGCAGGATCTCCCGGCacctggcagaggagcagctcctccagcgCAAGCACCTGGGAGCCTTCCTGATCCGCGACAGCGAGAGCACCCCGGGGGAGTTCTCCATCTCTGTCAA TTATGGGCAGCAAGTCCAGCACTTCAAGGTGCTCAGGGAGAGGAACGGCAAATATTACCTCTGGGAGGAAAAGTTCAACTCTCTCAACGAGCTGGTGGATTTCTACAGGACAACCACTATTGCCAAAAATGAGCAGATCTTCCTCTGGGATGAGGACCAGACCCAGGAG GTGAGAAGACCCAAATTCGTGCAAGCTCAGTTCAACTTCTCAGCCCAAGAGGGCTCCCAACTGCCCTTCCTCCGCGGGGACATCATCGAGGTCCTGGACTGTCCTGATCCCAACTGGTGGCAGGGGAAGATCTACGGGCGCATTGGTCTCTTCCCTCGCAGCTACGTCCACCCCATCCACAAGTGA